A portion of the Calliphora vicina chromosome 5, idCalVici1.1, whole genome shotgun sequence genome contains these proteins:
- the LOC135959728 gene encoding uncharacterized protein LOC135959728, with product MSTINDNEIVITFDELRQLDKADISVCVDKYSALSICEKSSAHPGEIYNIWAQKLFKAYDVEDFSSKDWHRIIEHLNNVLLEFVKKLNATNDTTNNQLEQWWLDTQELLKWLEKAINSLDIVIISLILTFVLEIVIKTCKFANKRNLKRLLKLQQLIINLTNNSILKLPIADANEFESFNKVVYVFKVISSLCDVGCLISSSDFKTSIETWRAVVKLSEKYSNCHRNFPDTEIENCTNTETHWYAKAILGIFKELNQIIRLYNRNPASSNDNLLQIAQFYMKILRIIINYSKDKVKTFPATKEFIELYNLCHHDMAKNDNPKIDLLINKGIFDILLLIYSENGMVELILQHLKYDVDNFESCDLVLDYLKVNIENCCKNRLNVRPHVDVLLKLYNCLFEGPLMFIDGDKYIKILEYFVVLTALDSTNELHKKLCEYVLNSSWIRAYASMEILNIYYRNIFNQGKSVANLNCLEFWLKMWNKLNKSNDGFRQHKKLIEVLLKTTLLSITDAKLQHYHCNKLENMEMILLICDKETEQSMQYLQTSLVKNLTKMQERHINGLGYRELLNLLEICAFKPQLLNNHLKENLLATFTGLFSLSPSELGRFREFVNKCLRIFWLKQDKLLNEKLLKYLMGHEQHCCNIQSVFLIEFVLKHRPQSTKLLQALNTYNKLTTSIISLIEHAPLHNKSIDFKVFKDLNKNFKQSSSPQSEQEQIKKKPRLDKGNFSNIKFILNDLHLNTQKLLNFEHSTFDAKDFELMQKIKNNIDKCLTK from the exons ATGTCCACTATAAATGACAATGAAATTGTAATAACTTTTGACGAACTGCGGCAATTAGATAAAGCCGACATTTCTGTGTGTGTAGATAAATACAGTGCGTTAAGTATTTGTGAGAAAAGCTCTGCTCATCCTGGTGAAATTTATAATATCTGGGCGCAAAAACTATTCAAAGCTTATGATGTGGAGGATTTTTCCAGCAAAGATTGGCACAGGATTATTGAACACTTGAACAATGTATTGCTGGAG tttgttaAAAAACTAAACGCTACAAATGATACAACTAATAATCAATTGGAACAGTGGTGGTTAGATACTCAAGAATTGTTAAAATGGTTGGAAAAAGCAATCAACTCTCTTGACATCGTTATAATTAGTTTAATACTTACATTTGTTTtggaaattgtaattaaaacttGTAAATTTGCAAACAAGAG AAATCTTAAAAGATTATTGAAGCTACAACAGTTAATAATAAACCTGACCAACAACTCCATATTAAAATTGCCCATTGCAGATGCCAACGAGtttgaaagttttaataaaG ttgtttatgtttttaaagttATATCATCATTATGTGATGTTGGCTGTTTGATTTCGTCGTCTGATTTTAAAACATCTATAGAAACATGGCGTGCTGTAGTCAAATTAAGTGAAAAATATAGTAATTGTCATAGAAATTTTCCTGATactgaaattgaaaattgtacAAATACAGAAACGCATTGGTATGCTAAAGCAATATTGGGTATATTTAAGGAACTGAATCAAATTATACGTCTCTACAATCGG aacCCAGCCTcaagtaatgacaacttgttaCAAATAGCacagttttatatgaaaattcttagaataattattaattattccaAGGACAAAGTGAAAACATTTCCAGCCACGAAAGAATTTATTGAATTATATAATCTATGTCATCa tGACATGGCAAAAAATGATAATCCCaaaatagatttattaattaataaaggtATATTTGATAtacttttactaatttacaGCGAAAATGGTATGGTGGAG TTAATTCTGCAACACCTTAAATATGATGTGGATAATTTTGAATCTTGTGATTTAGTGTTGGATTATCTTAAAGTCAACattgaaaattgttgtaaaaatcgtttaaatgttAGACCACATGTAGATGTGCTATTGAAGttatataattgtttatttgaag gacCTTTAATGTTCATCGAtggagataaatatattaaaatattggaaTATTTCGTTGTATTAACTGCTCTTGATTCTACCAATGAACTACATAAGAAATTGTGTGAATATGTATTGAATTCAAGTTGGATTCGAGCTTATGCCAGTATGGAAATCTTAAATATATACTACAg aaaCATTTTCAATCAAGGCAAAAGTGTtgcaaatttaaattgtttagaatTTTGGCTTAAAATGTggaacaaattaaacaaatccAATGACGGATTTAgacaacataaaaaattaattgaagttttacttaaaactaCATTACTCAGTATTACCGATGCTAAACTACAACATTACCATTGCAATAAGTTGGAAAATATGGAAATGATATTATTAATATGTGACAAAGAAACTGAACAAAGTATGCAATATTTACAAACAAGTTTAGTTAAAAATCTAACGAAAATGCAAGAACGTCATATAAATGGTTTGGGGTACAGGGAATTG ctaaacttaTTGGAAATTTGTGCCTTCAAACCACAACTACTAAATAATCATCTAAAAGAAAACCTTTTAGCGACATTTACTGGCTTATTTTCTTTATCACCATCAGAACTTGGTAGATTTCGAGAATTTGTGAATAAATGTTTAAGAATTTTCTGGTTAAAACAAGATAAGCTGCTTAATgaaaaactattaaagtatttaatGGGACACGAACAGCACTGTTGTAATATACAAAGtgtatttttaatagaatttgtgCTGAAACATAGACCGCAGTCTACTAAACTATTACAAGCTTTAAATACCTATAACAAACTAACAACTAGCATAATCAGTTTAATAGAACATGCCCCATTACATAATAAATCAATAGATTTCAAAGTTTTCAAAGACCTAAACAAGAACTTTAAACAATCAAGTAGCCCCCAGAGTGAGCAAGAGCAAATCAAGAAAAAACCACGTCTAGATAAAggtaatttttcaaacattaaatttattttaaatgatctGCACTTAAACactcaaaaacttttaaattttgagcACTCAACATTCGATGCTaaagattttgaattaatgcAAAAGATTAAGAATAATATAgacaaatgtttaacaaaataa
- the CNT2 gene encoding sodium/nucleoside cotransporter 1 translates to MEESKEGEINKGFSNEESLENGLENYKTEFEIAEFVDKEKEIKPKTKLQKWLKTSLLFILHAAVGSYFGYATHYYLNEKDQCYYGYELQCEMRFCSGYGFLVLFLGFIYFGLIYYYIFKPTLGKRLHRHYLAPLDKWWMKVSRTRFVSSVLIGLLLIGLAIFLYFETKDEPQKLTSLVGPCCFILLGYIFSTARSAIKWRVVITGIACQFILGIVCIRWSVGRSIFECIGNKTATFLAFSDEGSRFVYGNTIIDEGVFAFAILSVIFFFSFFISILYYLGTMQWVVLKLGWILQQILGTTVCESVTAAANIFLGMSESPLLIRPYIKKLTASEIHSIMVSGFATVSGTVLAAYLSFGASPAHLITSSVMAAPATLAISKLYMPETEESKTTSDNIELEKSEDSSILDAASNGASNAVPIVLGIISNIIAFVAFVAFLNAVVNWFGTLVGVNDIDFEWIFSKLFIPLAWAMGVPWEDCDAVAKVVATKSIINEFVAYEKLGVLIASKAISARSAGITTFAICGFANPSSLGILIGSLGAMAPKRRGLITSVAFRAFIVGSIVCFMSASFAGILIQNKEEEESYERILNSLQRKNISIALFQKQY, encoded by the exons ATGGAAGAATCAAAAGAAGGTGAAATCAATAAAGGCTTTTCCAACGAAGAG tcCTTGGAAAATGGCCTTGAAAATTATAAGACTGAATTTGAAATTGCAGAATTTGTagataaagaaaaagaaataaaaccaaaaacaaaattgcaaaagtgGCTTAAAACTtccttattatttatattacatGCAGCGGTGGGCTCATATTTTGGTTATGCCACCCATTATTATCTAAATGAAA AGGATCAATGTTATTATGGCTATGAGTTGCAGTGTGAAATGCGCTTCTGTAGTGGTTATGGATTTTTGGTGTTATTTCTTGGTTTCATCTATTTCGGGCTAATTTactattacatttttaaacccACTTTGGGCAAACGTCTACATCGCCACTACTTGGCACCACTTGATAAATGGTGGATGAAAGTCAGCAGAACAAG ATTTGTGTCTTCTGTTTTAATTGGCTTGCTTTTGATAGGACTGGCCATCTTTTTGTATTTTGAGACCAAAGATGAACCTCAAAAGTTGACCTCACTTGTTGGACCCTGCTGCTTCATACTGCTGGGTTATATTTTCTCTACGGCACGTTCGGCCATCAAATGGCGTGTCGTTATAACCGGTATAGCCTGTCAATTTATTTTGGGTATCGTGTGTATACGTTGGAGTGTGGGCCGCAGCATATTTGAGTGCATTGGCAATAAGACAGCCACATTTTTGGCCTTTTCCGATGAGGGCAGTCGCTTTGTCTATGGCAATACCATCATCGATGAAGGTGTATTCGCTTTTGCCATATTATCGGTGATATTCTTCTTTAGCTTCTTTATATCgattctatactatttgggcACCATGCAATGGGTGGTTTTGAAATTGGGTTGGATTTTACAACAAATCCTAGGCACAACAGTGTGTGAGAGTGTCACAGCTGCCGCCAATATATTTTTGGGAATGTCGGAAAGTCCTCTGCTAATACGTCCGTATATTAAGAAATTAACCGCTAGTGAAATACATTCTATTATGGTTTCGGGTTTCGCAACAGTCTCGGGCACAGTTTTGGCCGCATATTTGAGTTTTGGTGCTTCACCGGCACATTTGATAACATCGAGTGTTATGGCTGCACCTGCCACTTTGGCCATATCAAAGTTATATATGCCCGAAACGGAGGAGAGTAAAACCACATCGGATAACATAGAATTGGAGAAATC tgAAGACTCATCGATCTTGGATGCGGCCTCGAATGGTGCCAGTAATGCTGTTCCAATTGTTTTGGGCATAATTTCCAATATAATTGCTTTTGTGGCCTTTGTAGCCTTCCTAAATGCCGTGGTCAATTGGTTTGGCACGTTGGTGGGTGTAAATGATATCGATTTCGAATGGATATTCTCGAAACTATTTATACCTTTAGCTTGGGCCATGGGTGTGCCATGGGAAGATTGTGATGCGGTGGCCAAAGTAGTGGCCACAAAGTCGATAATCAATGAATTTGTGGCATACGAAAAATTGGGCGTTTTAATAGCCTCCAAAGCAATATCG GCGCGCAGTGCTGGTATCACAACATTTGCAATCTGTGGATTTGCTAATCCTAGTTCACTAGGTATATTGATCGGTTCGCTGGGTGCTATGGCACCCAAACGTAGAGGTCTGATAACGTCAGTTGCTTTTAGAGCTTTTATTGTCGGCAGTATAGTGTGCTTTATGTCAGCCAGTTTCGCCG GcatattaatacaaaataaagagGAGGAGGAAAGTTATGAGCGGATATTAAATTCGTTGCAACGTAAAAATATAAGTATAGCTTTATTTCAAAAGCAATATTAG